The Erigeron canadensis isolate Cc75 chromosome 1, C_canadensis_v1, whole genome shotgun sequence genome segment CTAAATTAATGGAGTAGTTATCAAGAAAATATATGCCCTGCAACTCCCTCACCACACACCCACAAATTCGACAAAAACACTCACTTTTTGGCAAGTATTCCATTATACGCTCATATTAGAGTGACCAGAAAAGTCAAAGTACCATACAGGAAGTGTTAATGTATACTCTCCGTATGGTAGGTGTTTAAACACCCAACATACAGGAAATATCAATGTATTACCGTACGGTGAGTGTTTGAGTATTTATATCGATTTGAGGTGTTTTTATAGCAAGAACTTAAATGAATCCACTTACACGGAATTTAAGACCACCTACCAAAGTAATTGAGTATTAATACTAGCATACTTGTATAGGTGGCGTAATAAATACTTGTCTTGGGGCctttaataaaatcatatattagtTAACTAGTTTTTAGACATGTCTGATGGACGGGTGGTTTCAAAACACGTCTTAACTTGTTATAAACAGAAACTTgtataaaattgtttttaatattatagaaaatatataaatataatagaatataagatattatttaataatataaatattaaaaaaaaagtaatagttaaaagaaaaataaatagaatataagaaattatttaataatgtaaaagctaaaaaaaaaaaagtaaaaaaagaaaaagaaaaatgttaataaaaagGAGAGAGATCCAGGAAACAAAAGGACCCTAATAGCTCTAAATGCTTTTTCAAAATCCTCTCTTAGTGAGTtgcaaaaaacaaacataaacgcTCCCGTTCTAGAAACGCTTTCTAACTTTTAGACTTTACAAggtttagataaaaaaaattacgaaaaaaacaacaaatgcTACCTTCTTGAAACACTTTCTAAATATTAAGCTTTCTAAGGTTTGGATAAAATGCCTGAACATTGTCATTAATGTCGCATCATACTAGAGGAATTTCCAAAGAATTGTATTTGCGAAATAGCACTAAGTGGTGACTTAAGAACTAATGCGGATTCATTGGATAGAGATTTTATTAATGCATTTATCCGAACGACTATGGTCTATCACGCATTAGAGTGGTCAGGCTGAAGATGACCTCATAGGTAGAGTGGTGATGATGAGAACCACCAATAATAAGGTGTTTAGGTTTAATATTTACCCATACAATGTCATTATGAATGGGATAGTTAAGGAAGGGAAAACTGTTAGCTTGATAAATATATTAGGGTCAATGCTTGTCTTTAGGCTGATTGCTTCAAGCCGGAGAAGACAGACATTGTTCGTCCTCAATCTATCCACAAGGAAGATGAggatgttggaataaacatgatttgatTCTGGTGATAAAATATCACAGAtcatcctgtggaacctgttaGAGCATCAAACATGATTGCTATTAATTccgggttcccaaaacaagatgattgagtaataatgggatgggAAATTTGGATGGAACGTGATGCACGAATTTCCTAGAGGATAGGCACACAAAATTAAGTGAGGGACTAGTCTCTTATCAAttttaacttagggttaatgtctctatttataatgagagtatttacacattcaactcctttggtgtttaatgtgtgcactGTTAGTTTTCTTAGTtataatcacctaatgggaaaccctatagtatgtctttaagagtaaatacgtcaaTTATGTATTTACTAGACATtaggatttcagttatcgtcaattaccatatcaggaatgattaatgatcagtgacggtcacaccaACGTGGTTCCAATAGAGGAGGATTCCGATCCCTATACCCCATATTTTACCCAGCCTTTCATAAGGTCGCCGGTTAAGCTTAAATTCTTTCACGAATCTCGATGACCCCAACGTTTCTATGGATTTTGTGGAGAGAAATGAGGAAAAGGTCATGTATGATTGTTTCGGTTCCTTGGGAATATCTACTTGGGAAAACATGGTGCCCATGTTAACTCAACAAGAGTTTAGAAGCCCGAATGCCATGATCTTTTGTCCACGGGGGTTTAGAGGATCAACATTTTTTGTATTGATAAGGAATGATCCTCCGGTATACTCCTTGAAGACGAATTTGGAACTTCGAAACCCATTGATGGATCTTCGGGTGACACACTTGATTGGGAATTCAGGTTATCTCGTAAAGATGCGTTGGATTCATAATGAGGATGACTCGGTCTATCAGGGGAGTGTCTTTGTTTTGTCTGATCGATGACTGAAGGAGTTGCGGTTGCGTGAGTGTAGTTCAAGTGAGTTGTTTGATAATCTTCATGTTTGTTATCGTCTTTCGAATTGCTTTCTTGGTGATGTTTGCTTATGTGTAAACCTGTCCGTGACCACGTCTAGAAATAGCCAGTTTGGTTCCATCACATATAGATACTTCATGGGACAACTTCATGGGTGGTGGACGATCAAAACCAAATGTGATTGCATCACATGCAAGTTCGACATTTACCACCAAGATTTTGCTCATTAGTTTTGATATGTTGGGCTTACATGTAATGCAATGACATTTGGTTGTTAACGGTCCACCACCCATAAATTTTTGTCCCCATGAAGAAATTATATGTAATGGAACCCAACCGGATCATATCTCTAGATGTGGTCATGGATAGGTATACTTACTCGCAAATAACACCTAGAAAGTAATTCGATAGGCGGTAATAGATGGGCGGATCGTCAAACAAACCACTTGGAACTACACTCACATATCGTAACTCGTTCGGTCATCGTTCAGACAAAACAAAGACACTCCCATGATGGATAGATAGACCGGGTCATCCTGGTTGTGAATCCAACGCATCTTTTCGAGATAACCTTTATTCCTAAATCAAGCGTGTCACCCGGAGATCCATCAACGGGAAGATGACCTTCATTAATTTCCAATCAAGCGTGTCACCTTGGTGGTCCAAGTAGCTAGCTTGCAAGGTGACCTCCAACAACTTCAACATTTAAGAAGCTAGTGAAACATGAATTGTGGTGGTCCAGACCGAAGAGCTCCTCCAGAAATAAGCAACAAAAGACACAAAGTATAGTGACGCTAGGCATCCAAGTAACCGATTAGATCATATGGTCCATATATAGGTGAGCTGAATTTCTAGCCTACACAAGCCTTGAACTTGATGTTACACACTTTGAAGGTATGAATATCTCTGTTATGTTACTTTTGCTAACGTATCTTGTGCTGTGTGTTTTATTATGAACTACTTTCGGTTTATATCTCTTAACGTATTTACTTATATGCAGGCTAAATCTAACACTTACGGTATGATGCGTAAATTGTTGTTTTATGTATGATGCTTTCCAAActtaaaaaatgtaaacttaTTTAACTATTTTCGGCTTGAAGCCGAATTAAACATATCTATCATTTAACTCTTGTACACACTTGACACTACACTTGTATTCTCTCTTAAAAATATCATAGAATAAAAAATCCATGAGAAACATGTGGATATAATTATTTAGATACCGCTTGGACCACACGGCGCTATCCGGCCATATGGGACATGCCTAAATTTAAATGGAACCATTAACGTTGTACAATTAAGatatttattgttatatgaattacaattttatcaataaaaaatagatattcTTATTTCGAACCTTTTTAATATCTTTAAGATTGTAACTACTGAGATTTGAATTTAACATTTGCTTCAAAGTGTTAGCTATTAAGTCATGTCCGAGGTGGCcggttaaaatatttttaaaaactactTTATATTTAAGCTTCAATTGAAAAGCTCTCCCCAATTATAATGCCCTTGTTTCTAACATTTTACATAGAATGTTTTGCCGTTTTGGTATTGAGTTTggatttatgttttatattgcaTTGTATAATAGCAGGTTACCTCACGATAGTATGGCATGATAGTAGCGGATTCGAGATGTGAGAGGTGAGTGACAACCGGTGGTGGCGGTAATGATGACAGTGAGATAAGGGTACTattgtaaaatttttaaagaaTGAGAGTATTATAGTATTTTAGGTGATATTATAGAAAATGGGTAATACATGTATTATAGggaacgagcatggtactcgtGCGTTGCGGTGGATATCATGGACAGCGGTGTCCGTGGTGTTGGTGATGATGGACGACGACGGTCAAGCTTTGAAGgttttaggaagatttttagtaagacttaataattaatcattttccttttggTATATAGAAAGAGATAATATATTGTGTCTGTGTTGTTTTGGCAGAGAAAGAATGAGCAAATGTggatatttgtgttttgttttaaggGGAAAGGTAAGTTGgtaattttttatgtttcaaaaattctaaactttcaacaccacctatataatttttataaaagagtatagataagAAGTTGATACTGTAATATGTAAAAGCATTTTGAAcacttaaaagttttaattttaagacATGTCAAAGATAAAAACCTCAAAAGCGCTTTAATATGATGTAATTCAGATATACAATTTTCAATGAATACGACTGATTTTCTGAAGCTTTCACCACGACAAATTTTAAGcctaattaattatttactttcatcaaattaagacacttaaacaaaaataacGTGAACAAAACTAATTGATGATCCATTAGTAAATTTTAAGGCAGATTTgatttttgcaatttttgactttTGGGTAATCTAGAAATAGGATTAAGATTGCTGTCTTTAATTTGAAAAAGCGAAATCGATATGTATTCAATTTCTAGaaattttatatgttaaaaaaaacacttttactTGATTCTTATGATAAACTAGAATTAtgacccgcgcgttgcgacgagGTAACAAACCTTCAAGAAAAGATATCGATGAAGAAGGTGATATTTAAAAGAAATGTGTAAGTAAAATGTTGCACATATTAAGAAGTCAAAAACCAGATATAATATAGATCAGTGCATTATTATTAGACTACATGAAAATTAAGTTGTCATACTACATAATGCATTGTGTATTATTATAGAAGAAAATAAATCGGGCTTAGCAGTTCAGAGTGATAAGAAGAGTTAATTGGATTTTTATCAAATGCAAAATGAGAATCATAAAGGGAAAATCAGAAAGGATAAAGTAAGAAAATTCAGGAAGGATTGAAAATGAACGGAaatattaaaaaggaaaagataagaaaattcaagaagacttaaaaaaaaaacgtgacAATTTACCTAATATATCATATGTCTCTCTATAAATAGTAGTATCAAATGCTTCAAAAATGATACATTTTATGAACAGTAACTTTACCCCACAAAGCGAAGTTACTATtactattttaaatatataaatgatacaTTATGCCCCTCGCGACCAACCACAATTCCCTCCTATAAAACCAGGCTTCGATCAATTAACCTTTTGGCTATCACACCTCGCTCTCTCTCGTTCCAACTTACACAAACATTATAATGGCCATCCTATCAATACTGTCGTCGTACCAAAGTCGTTTGCCAACAATATTGGTCATATCTGCTCATAAAGATATCCAATACCAACCCATTAACACTAAATATACTCAAGTTTCTACCACTAGTGATCTTAGAAACAGCACACGGAAAATTACTAGTACTACTTCAGACCAGCTGATTAAACACGACTCCTCTAATAAACCTTACGAGTCCTTCTTCTGCAACCACATCAACTATATTAATATTGCAGAGGTAATTATATATCGTTTCTTTTAGTTTCTACATCAAGATATATCGATCTTCATAGCTAATTGCGCGATACAAATAGTTAATGGTAAATGCATGGGTCGATCGCTATATAGAATTTGTAGGCCAAACTACGATATCCTATAGGATAAAAAGTACATATTCCAACAACATATGTAGCGTATTTATCATAGAGATGAAAAAACTATGCAACAAAACGCACTCTAAATCGATCTTAGTTTTACTAATATCAATTCAACTTTAATTAAAGGATTATTTTATGACCTAAAAGTTCCACTCTATTCTAATTCGATCTTTCCTTAAATTGTACACGCAGGAAAAACAGGATGCAAAACATGAAAGGTTGGTGAAACAAGTGAGGAGATTGATGGCCAAATTAGTTAATGATGACGACACCTTTGAGGATTTGATTTTGGTTGATGCTCTCCAAAGACTTGCAATTGATTACCACTTTGAGgatatcatcaacataatatTGATAAAACGTTACCGGCAATTTAATAACACAGAAATTTTTGTACATCACAATCTGTATGAAGTCTCTCTTACTTTTCGGATGTTACGACAGAATGGTTTTCATGTGTCTGCAGGTTTGAACCTTCGTTTTCactatgtatttttaaaaaaaaatctattcaCTAAAATGATACAGTAAAATCTCTTCTCtggtaattatatataaataatcagATGCATGATAAGGTTCATgtaaaaactaattatatatgaacataCAGTTCATGTGTGAACGAATATATTCACATATACaattcacatgtgaataaagtacttatagtttaaaaattctcatatttattttaattcaaatggtTTTCACATGAATCTTTTCCATCAGATCCAtttatgaaattcaaaggaaatgATGGTAACTTTGAGGACAAATGGAATAAGGACATTGTTGGATTAATGGCATTACATGAAGCTTCACATTTACGAATAAAAGGTGAAATGATACTCGATGAAGCTGAACGTTATAGCTACCGGCTTTTGAATGACTTGATGAATTATGTTGATGCTGACCAAGCTGAAATGATCAGAAATACACTTGAGAATCCATATCATAAAACCATGCCATTGTTTGATATAAAGAAATGTATCAAGTATTTTGATGGCACAATCTTGCAAGAATTAGCAGAACTGAATTTCAGTATGATGCAGAGTATACGGCAAAAGGAATTAGACCAGATCTCAAGGTACTAATTGCTAGATACAAATAACACTAATAGATACACacgtattttattttatttttctctatcaCTATCATctctttttatttgattattcaATGTACGTGATTGAAACACTACATAAATATCTTTCTCTATTTCATTGTATGCAACATATACTCCATTACGATGGCACCACAAAATGCATCAATTGGGCCCCACGAATAAATGGACACAACAAACTTTAGCCACGTATGGCCAAGGTTGACCTTGAGTTTTTTATGTCCAAGACGAAATGAAAAAAGTTGTCGgacgaaacaaaaaatgtaagtCCCTACTTAATTTTCTAAAACACCTTtcaaaacagaaaaaataattttgtgaaatataatagagttaatttcatatttacccatATTAAACCacataaatatgaaatataccTCAgtcaaattagaaaaaaaataagtccctacttaattttttttgtattcaaaaaaataatttcaaccGCACCACCACCCATACTTTTCAGGTGTAATCACACCTAGTCTTCGGGCCGTCTTGATCAAACAGACCATTTTTTctgtataatttaattattgccATTAATAATAAGCTCTTaatataaagaatatatatctGGATTTGCCTAATACAGTCACTACATATACAGAACTAGTACTACACACTTTTTAGATttcatataaaacaaatatgaacATCTCAGACATGTGCAAAATGCAACCTAAAGTAGGAGCCTATTTCAGTTACATCAAACATCAATTTTTGTAGGTGGTGGAAGGACCTGGGTCTTGGTCAAGAGTTAACTCGTGCGAGGGACCAACCTTTAAAGTGGTACCTTTGGTCTATGGCTGCCCTAACTGATCCTACCCTTTCACAGCAGAGGATTCTTCTCACGAAAACGATCTCACTCATATATATCATGGATGACATTTTTGATGTTTATGGCACTATTGAAGAACTAACTATATTCACAGAAGCCATCAACAGGTAATTGATTATTACAGGACCCAAAAGTATATATTGTCGACCCTCATGATTACAACTTAATGTTAATTATATACATGTAGATGGGACATCAAAGCTAATGAACAACTTCCCTACTACATGAAGTCAACTTTCAAGGCTGTTTTCGACATTACAAATGAAATCGCAAACAAAGTTCACGAGCAACATGGGTTTAATCCCATTAGCTTCTTGCAGAACTCGGTATATATGCTGATCATAATCTTTCCctttttaaaagattaattcAAATAACTTGAACTATGAAACGAACAC includes the following:
- the LOC122599361 gene encoding (3S,6E)-nerolidol synthase 1-like, which encodes MAILSILSSYQSRLPTILVISAHKDIQYQPINTKYTQVSTTSDLRNSTRKITSTTSDQLIKHDSSNKPYESFFCNHINYINIAEEKQDAKHERLVKQVRRLMAKLVNDDDTFEDLILVDALQRLAIDYHFEDIINIILIKRYRQFNNTEIFVHHNLYEVSLTFRMLRQNGFHVSADPFMKFKGNDGNFEDKWNKDIVGLMALHEASHLRIKGEMILDEAERYSYRLLNDLMNYVDADQAEMIRNTLENPYHKTMPLFDIKKCIKYFDGTILQELAELNFSMMQSIRQKELDQISRWWKDLGLGQELTRARDQPLKWYLWSMAALTDPTLSQQRILLTKTISLIYIMDDIFDVYGTIEELTIFTEAINRWDIKANEQLPYYMKSTFKAVFDITNEIANKVHEQHGFNPISFLQNSWATLCNAFLVEAKWFASGHILNAKEYLENGIVTSGVEVVLVHCFFLLGDGKTREQAGLINDNRDIISSVATILRLWDDLGSAQDESQDGNDGSYIMYIQNEHEGCSVDVAREHVMNLISDTWKRLNKECLSSNPFSATFITAANNIARMVPLMYSYGDNGSLPLLDDNIKFML